The Paenibacillus tianjinensis genome has a window encoding:
- the ssb gene encoding single-stranded DNA-binding protein — translation MLNRIILIGRLTRDPELRYTPAGVAVTQFTLAVDRNFTGQNGEREADFIPVVTWRQLAETCANYLRKGRLAAVEGRIQVRNYENNEGKRVYVTEVIADNVRFLESSQNREGGNAPSGGNVPEEPSYGGGGNSGRGNNNNFSRSNNNQDPFSGDGKPIDISDDDLPF, via the coding sequence TTGTTGAACCGTATCATTCTGATCGGTCGGTTGACCCGTGACCCGGAACTTCGTTATACTCCCGCTGGTGTTGCCGTAACGCAGTTTACGCTTGCCGTAGACCGCAACTTTACGGGCCAGAACGGTGAACGCGAAGCGGACTTCATCCCGGTAGTAACCTGGAGACAGCTGGCTGAGACCTGTGCCAATTATTTGCGCAAAGGGCGTCTGGCAGCCGTAGAAGGCCGCATCCAAGTTCGGAATTACGAGAATAACGAAGGTAAACGTGTATACGTTACTGAAGTTATTGCCGATAATGTCCGTTTCCTGGAATCCTCGCAGAATCGTGAAGGTGGCAATGCGCCAAGTGGCGGAAATGTACCCGAAGAACCATCCTATGGTGGCGGCGGTAACAGTGGACGCGGAAATAACAACAATTTTTCGCGCAGCAACAATAATCAAGATCCTTTTTCGGGCGATGGAAAACCGATCGATATATCGGACGATGATTTGCCATTTTAA
- the rpsF gene encoding 30S ribosomal protein S6 — MRKYEVMYIIRPDIEQEAVQAAVEKFQGVISNGGEITKHDVQGKRRLAYEIKKFRDGVYVLVNFTAEPAVVTELERLMKISDEVIRYLITNDVA; from the coding sequence ATGCGCAAATATGAAGTCATGTACATTATTCGTCCTGACATTGAACAAGAAGCCGTTCAAGCAGCAGTCGAAAAATTCCAAGGCGTCATCTCCAACGGCGGAGAAATTACAAAGCACGATGTGCAAGGTAAACGCCGTCTTGCGTATGAGATCAAGAAATTCCGTGATGGCGTTTATGTTTTGGTTAACTTTACTGCAGAACCTGCAGTAGTTACTGAACTCGAGCGTCTCATGAAGATTTCCGACGAAGTTATTCGTTATCTCATTACGAACGACGTTGCCTAA
- the yyaC gene encoding spore protease YyaC — MNFSSQAVPLPEPSCLKISHADPNIYSAIMHRLLFHLSRTRQDTPIVIVCVGTDRSTGDSLGPLVGTALARFHSPLFHLYGTLDEPVHAVNLEETLTLIHNKYNDPFIIGIDACLGHSASVGCIQVVDGPLRPGAGVNKQLPPVGDIHLTGIVNVGGFMEYFVLQNTRLSLVMRLSDIIAVSLYSALKQWKLHAKSAATLEQ; from the coding sequence ATGAATTTCTCTTCTCAAGCTGTACCGCTGCCAGAGCCGTCTTGTTTAAAAATATCACATGCTGATCCTAACATCTACTCGGCGATCATGCACCGTTTGCTTTTCCACTTGTCGCGTACCCGTCAAGATACTCCAATTGTGATTGTCTGTGTAGGCACGGACCGCTCTACCGGCGACTCCCTTGGCCCGTTGGTCGGAACGGCGCTAGCCCGCTTTCACAGTCCCTTGTTTCATCTTTACGGTACACTGGACGAGCCTGTACACGCCGTAAATCTGGAGGAGACTTTGACTCTAATTCACAACAAATATAATGATCCCTTTATCATTGGTATTGATGCCTGTCTGGGGCATTCCGCCAGTGTCGGCTGCATCCAGGTCGTGGATGGCCCGCTGCGTCCAGGAGCTGGCGTGAATAAACAACTGCCCCCTGTTGGTGATATCCACCTGACCGGTATTGTAAATGTCGGTGGATTTATGGAGTATTTTGTATTGCAGAATACCCGGTTGAGTCTTGTCATGCGTCTATCTGACATTATTGCCGTCAGCCTCTATTCCGCATTAAAACAATGGAAGCTTCATGCTAAATCTGCTGCAACGCTAGAGCAATAA
- a CDS encoding DUF4446 family protein gives MSELNQIISEQLSLVVFAAAVILLVLVIIQIVQGSKLRKMRRKYEAMMSGNGVEDLESLLIDLKNQSEMLEEGQREHKALIEAAQTKMRGMKSKVAMKRYNAFGERGNDLSFSMAIIDDSSSGVVLTSLHNRENSYIYSKPLEGGTSQYPLSPEEKEVIALALQQI, from the coding sequence ATGTCAGAGTTGAATCAAATAATTAGTGAACAGTTATCATTAGTTGTATTTGCTGCTGCAGTTATTCTGTTGGTGCTGGTAATTATCCAGATCGTTCAGGGCAGCAAGCTGCGTAAAATGCGGCGCAAATACGAAGCAATGATGAGTGGGAACGGTGTCGAGGATCTGGAAAGTCTGCTGATTGATCTAAAGAATCAGAGCGAAATGCTTGAAGAAGGCCAGCGTGAACACAAGGCATTAATTGAAGCTGCACAGACAAAAATGCGCGGCATGAAATCAAAAGTTGCGATGAAGCGGTATAACGCATTCGGTGAACGCGGAAATGACTTAAGCTTTTCAATGGCAATTATTGATGACAGCAGCAGTGGTGTGGTATTAACGAGCCTGCACAACCGCGAGAATTCCTATATATACTCCAAACCGCTGGAAGGCGGAACCTCCCAGTACCCGCTCTCACCGGAGGAGAAGGAAGTTATTGCTCTAGCGTTGCAGCAGATTTAG
- a CDS encoding YjzC family protein: protein MGEQTEYEKGDKAPNPGVYTEVGEARSFHTQITNPKRITMEKGDTFPETTNKDRKWKKVEKARVH from the coding sequence ATGGGTGAACAAACTGAATATGAAAAAGGCGACAAAGCACCAAACCCGGGAGTCTATACAGAAGTAGGAGAAGCCCGCAGCTTCCACACTCAAATTACGAATCCAAAACGCATCACGATGGAAAAGGGAGATACCTTCCCTGAGACCACAAACAAGGACCGCAAGTGGAAAAAGGTTGAAAAAGCCCGGGTTCATTAA
- a CDS encoding DUF3343 domain-containing protein: protein MEEELLIAFDSTQQALRAEMLLEYAEIEIDIFPTPKEITAGCAMSIQFFKADLIGVRKLIAEQNVEIRGIFSKNGEGSGYIEVYE, encoded by the coding sequence ATGGAGGAAGAGCTGCTGATTGCATTTGACTCTACACAGCAGGCGCTGCGCGCAGAAATGCTGCTTGAATATGCGGAAATCGAAATCGATATCTTCCCGACTCCCAAAGAAATTACCGCAGGGTGCGCGATGTCGATTCAATTTTTTAAGGCTGATCTCATTGGAGTCCGCAAACTGATTGCCGAACAGAATGTTGAAATCCGCGGAATATTCAGTAAGAATGGAGAGGGCAGCGGCTACATAGAGGTATATGAATAG
- a CDS encoding mechanosensitive ion channel family protein: MNRWLLEAGTSEDAVEQVVRFKDKVWNWVTDADMWANVLFSGLRILLIIILTRVIIKVVYQIIDRSMERETRGRMLANSRRFSTVGGLLKNVVTFICNFVMIMLILSEFNFNLAPVLAGAGVLGLAIGFGAQSLVKDVITGFFIIFEDQFAVGDVIQTGTYKGTVEMIGLRTTRLLSSTGEVHIIPNGTIINVTNYSLANALAVVDVPVKIERGLETTLALIGEALQGIEERNENILAYPNILGIQSMNTSEYVIRVAANCQPNARDAAQRQIQSDIKQALEKQTALEEAEAERKAREHEVQAEEAAGAVPRRQVAAAQEGEKGEN, translated from the coding sequence ATGAATAGATGGCTACTCGAGGCGGGAACGTCTGAAGATGCTGTAGAGCAGGTGGTCCGTTTCAAGGATAAGGTCTGGAATTGGGTAACGGATGCAGATATGTGGGCGAACGTGCTTTTTTCCGGCTTGCGGATATTATTAATTATTATACTGACCCGGGTAATTATAAAGGTTGTATACCAGATCATCGACCGCTCGATGGAACGGGAAACCCGGGGGAGGATGCTGGCAAACAGCCGGCGCTTCTCGACGGTAGGCGGACTTCTGAAAAATGTGGTTACGTTCATCTGTAATTTTGTCATGATTATGCTGATTCTGTCTGAGTTTAACTTCAATCTTGCCCCGGTACTTGCAGGAGCTGGCGTCTTAGGTCTGGCTATCGGTTTCGGAGCACAGAGTTTGGTCAAGGATGTAATTACAGGCTTCTTTATTATTTTTGAGGATCAGTTTGCGGTAGGCGATGTGATTCAGACGGGGACCTATAAAGGAACCGTGGAAATGATCGGTCTCAGAACGACCAGACTGCTCAGCAGCACGGGCGAGGTTCATATTATCCCTAACGGCACGATCATCAACGTAACGAATTATTCTCTGGCTAATGCCTTGGCGGTGGTGGATGTGCCGGTGAAGATTGAGCGGGGACTTGAAACTACACTTGCTCTAATCGGCGAAGCGTTACAGGGGATTGAAGAGCGGAATGAAAATATATTGGCTTATCCGAATATACTGGGGATTCAATCCATGAATACTTCTGAATACGTAATTCGTGTAGCGGCCAATTGTCAGCCCAATGCCAGAGATGCAGCGCAGCGGCAGATCCAAAGCGATATTAAGCAAGCACTGGAGAAGCAGACGGCGCTGGAAGAAGCGGAGGCTGAGCGGAAGGCCCGTGAGCATGAAGTGCAGGCTGAAGAGGCCGCTGGTGCTGTTCCGCGAAGACAGGTCGCTGCTGCTCAAGAGGGAGAAAAGGGGGAGAACTAA
- a CDS encoding DUF951 domain-containing protein: protein MERKVFQLGDIVLMKKPHPCGTNEMEIIRMGMDIRIKCVGCQHSVLIPRAKFEKNLKKVLRSKEEGLQNN from the coding sequence ATGGAACGGAAGGTTTTTCAATTAGGGGATATTGTTCTGATGAAGAAGCCCCATCCCTGCGGAACCAATGAAATGGAGATCATCCGGATGGGGATGGATATTCGGATCAAATGCGTAGGCTGCCAGCACAGTGTTCTAATCCCCCGCGCCAAATTCGAGAAAAACCTGAAAAAGGTGCTGCGTTCAAAAGAAGAAGGCTTACAGAATAATTAA
- a CDS encoding aminotransferase class V-fold PLP-dependent enzyme, translated as MEPLVYLDHAATSWPKPPEVAVAMVEALEHSGANAGRGNHSLAIGTGRVLVRARALLAELFAISNAQDIAFTHNTTMGLNMAIKGTLQPGHHVISTMTEHNSVRRPLEYLRRTMGVEVDYLRVDKEGQINLQELNRLFKPNTKMVICNHSSNLLGSILPIGDIGDIAKSKGAVFLVDAAQSAGSLDINVKEMNIDLLAFPGHKGLLGPQGTGGLYVSPELDLEPLMLGGTGSQSENSEQPAVRPDRYEAGTQNAVGIAGLLAGVKIIKSLGTQNIHHQEWILTQKMMEGLSAIPGIRLLGPAIGAPRSGIVSFTIEGQESADIAHRLDRGYNIAVRAGMHCTPLAHQAAETLESGAVRASVGVSSTEQEVNRLLDAMAELYGLHSSR; from the coding sequence ATGGAGCCACTGGTATATCTGGATCATGCGGCAACATCCTGGCCTAAGCCGCCAGAGGTGGCTGTAGCGATGGTGGAAGCGTTGGAACACTCGGGTGCTAATGCCGGGCGCGGCAACCACTCGCTGGCTATAGGGACGGGTAGGGTGCTTGTGAGAGCGCGCGCCTTGCTGGCTGAACTGTTTGCAATATCAAATGCCCAGGATATTGCCTTTACCCACAATACAACGATGGGGCTAAATATGGCCATTAAGGGTACACTTCAACCAGGGCATCATGTGATATCGACGATGACTGAGCATAATTCTGTACGCAGGCCATTAGAATATTTGCGCCGGACAATGGGGGTAGAGGTTGATTATTTGCGGGTCGATAAAGAGGGACAAATCAATCTGCAGGAATTGAATAGGCTCTTCAAACCTAATACTAAAATGGTGATCTGCAATCATAGTTCGAATCTGCTTGGCAGTATACTTCCGATTGGTGACATAGGCGATATCGCCAAATCTAAGGGTGCTGTTTTTCTGGTCGATGCAGCTCAAAGTGCTGGTTCACTGGATATCAATGTGAAAGAGATGAACATTGATTTGCTTGCTTTTCCGGGACATAAAGGCTTGCTCGGTCCACAAGGGACAGGAGGACTCTATGTTTCGCCAGAGCTTGATTTGGAACCTTTGATGCTCGGGGGAACCGGCAGCCAATCCGAAAACAGCGAACAACCGGCGGTACGCCCGGACCGCTATGAGGCAGGAACACAGAATGCAGTGGGCATAGCGGGACTGCTCGCCGGTGTAAAAATCATAAAATCGCTGGGCACACAAAATATCCATCATCAAGAATGGATATTAACGCAGAAAATGATGGAGGGATTGTCTGCAATTCCTGGTATAAGGCTGCTTGGTCCTGCGATCGGCGCTCCGCGGAGCGGTATTGTTTCTTTTACAATCGAAGGACAGGAATCTGCAGATATTGCACATCGGCTGGACCGGGGATACAACATAGCTGTACGGGCTGGAATGCATTGCACGCCCTTAGCTCATCAAGCCGCTGAGACGCTGGAGAGTGGAGCTGTGCGGGCAAGTGTAGGTGTAAGCTCGACAGAACAAGAGGTTAACAGATTGCTGGATGCCATGGCAGAGTTATATGGCCTTCACTCCAGCAGATAA